A region from the Strix uralensis isolate ZFMK-TIS-50842 chromosome 24, bStrUra1, whole genome shotgun sequence genome encodes:
- the AVPR1B gene encoding vasopressin V1b receptor — translation MEPGWGWNSTHRSRPGHSQGLLSPHTLAGDPNLTLLHTRDEELAKAEIGVLAAILAVATIGNVGVLLAMYRLRKKMSRMHLFILHLGLTDLGVALFQVLPQMIWEVTYRFLGPDPLCRAVKYLQVLSMFASTYMLIMMTLDRYLAVCHPLHSLQQPSRQAYAMIGATWLLSLLLSLPQIFIFSLREVRQGSGVLDCWADFRYPWGARAYITWTTLCIFILPVGILTVCYSLICYEICKNLKGKTQSGAPGMGGPAAAAPLAPCSSEKSGQCPSGQPSRVSSVRTISRAKIRTVKMTFVIVVAYVACWAPFFSMQMWSVWDEDAPSDESTNVAFTITMLLASLSSCCNPWIYMFFSGHLLQDAARCLSCWGSPWLGLRRQASTGSLCSRKTTILSHSHHTSPAGLPLHRGSTKDFDVPCEEVVTESGMI, via the exons ATggagccaggctggggctggaaCAGCACGCATCGCAGCCGGCCTGGGCACAGCCAGGGGCTGCTGAGCCCCCACACCCTGGCAGGAGACCCCAACCTGACCCTCCTGCACACCCGGGATGAGGAGCTGGCCAAGGCAGAGATTGGGGTGCTGGCCGCCATCCTGGCTGTAGCGACCATAGGCAACGTGGGGGTGCTGCTGGCGATGTACCGCCTGAGGAAGAAGATGAGCCGCATGCATCTCTTCATCCTGCACCTGGGCCTGACCGACCTGGGCGTTGCGCTCTTCCAGGTGCTGCCGCAGATGATCTGGGAGGTGACGTACCGCTTCTTGGGGCCGGACCCACTCTGCCGGGCAGTCAAGTACCTGCAGGTGCTGAGCATGTTCGCCTCCACCTACATGCTCATCATGATGACGCTGGACCGTTACCTGGCCGTGTGCCACCCCCTgcacagcctgcagcagcccagccGCCAGGCCTACGCCATGATCGGGGCCACGTGGCTGCTCAGTCTTCTGCTCAGTCTGCCCCAGATCTTCATCTTCTCCCTGCGGGAGGTGCGCCAGGGCTCAGGGGTGCTGGATTGCTGGGCGGACTTCAGGTACCCGTGGGGAGCCCGAGCCTACATCACCTGGACCACACTGTGCATCTTCATCCTGCCTGTCGGCATCCTCACCGTCTGCTACAGCCTCATCTGCTACGAGATCTGCAAGAACCTCAAGGGCAAGACCCAGAGCGGTGCCCCCGGCATGGGGGGACCCGCAGCAGCTGCCCCTCTTGCTCCCTGCTCCTCCGAGAAGAGCGGGCAATGCCCCAGCGGGCAGCCCTCGCGGGTGAGCAGCGTGCGCACCATCTCCCGTGCCAAGATCCGCACGGTGAAGATGACTTTTGTCATCGTGGTGGCCTATGTCGCCTGCTGGGCGCCGTTTTTCAGCATGCAGATGTGGTCGGTGTGGGACGAGGATGCTCCCAGTGATG AGTCCACCAACGTGGCTTTCACCATCACCATGCTGCTGGCCAgcctcagcagctgctgcaacCCCTGGATTTACATGTTCTTCAGCGGGCACCTGCTCCAGGACGCAGCACGCTGCTTGTCCTGCTGGGGCAGTCCCTGGCTCGGGCTGCGGAGACAGGCCTCAACTGGGAgcctctgcagcaggaaaaccaCCATCCTGAGCCACAGCCACCACACCAGCCCCGCCGGCCTCCCCCTGCACAGGGGCAGCACCAAGGACTTCGATGTACCCTGTGAGGAGGTGGTGACCGAGTCGGGCATGATCTAG